A DNA window from Rhizobium sp. NXC14 contains the following coding sequences:
- a CDS encoding type II toxin-antitoxin system ParD family antitoxin produces the protein MPNVALGKHYEEFVRKQLESGRYNNASEIVRAGLRLLEDHEAARDRWLNEEIPARYDELVKTPSLGISAEKVRARFETKRRHDAAKAK, from the coding sequence ATGCCCAACGTTGCGCTTGGAAAGCACTACGAGGAATTTGTTCGGAAGCAGTTGGAGTCCGGCCGATACAACAATGCCAGCGAGATCGTCCGTGCCGGCCTACGGCTTTTGGAGGATCATGAGGCGGCCCGCGATCGCTGGCTTAACGAAGAAATTCCGGCGCGCTATGACGAGCTGGTGAAGACGCCGAGCCTTGGAATTTCCGCCGAAAAGGTGCGGGCGCGCTTCGAAACAAAGCGCCGGCACGATGCGGCGAAAGCCAAGTAG
- a CDS encoding NUDIX domain-containing protein codes for MTVWRPPQQIRVKVIGLAWRENRLLAAEVEDDSGRIKGVRPLGGSIEFGETREQALHREIREELGTEIRIVGPWHILENIFEHHGSIGHEFIFAADVELADQGLYERDEIRYCELDETAATARWFGRDMVRDAGLDLYPTGLETVLSRWRD; via the coding sequence ATGACCGTCTGGCGCCCGCCGCAGCAGATCAGGGTGAAGGTGATCGGCCTTGCCTGGCGAGAGAACCGCTTGCTCGCCGCGGAAGTGGAAGATGACAGTGGCCGCATCAAGGGTGTCCGGCCGCTCGGCGGCTCGATCGAATTCGGCGAGACGCGCGAACAGGCCCTGCACCGCGAAATTCGGGAGGAGCTCGGGACTGAAATCCGCATCGTCGGCCCCTGGCATATTCTCGAAAATATCTTCGAACACCATGGTTCGATCGGCCACGAATTCATCTTCGCCGCCGATGTCGAACTGGCCGATCAAGGCCTCTACGAGCGCGATGAGATCCGCTATTGCGAACTGGACGAAACGGCGGCGACGGCGCGCTGGTTCGGCCGCGACATGGTGCGTGACGCCGGGCTCGATCTCTATCCGACGGGCCTCGAGACGGTTCTCTCGCGATGGCGTGATTGA
- the zwf gene encoding glucose-6-phosphate dehydrogenase: MHAAPTPPVTLVIFGATGDLTRRLLVPAIINLTRQGLVGEDLSILGIGIEAGDDEFLRGRLDAFLNRLNGDEQTVKDQAWESLRRRISYMSGDFTKDDIFVEIGKRLGPNANAAFYLAVPPSFFGTIVEKLAAHGLTDESEGVFRRVAIEKPFGTDLASARALNAQILTRIGESQVYRLDHFLGKETVQNLMTARFANMIIESLWNSRYIDHVQITAAEVVDVGGRGKFYDATGALRDMVPNHLFQLLAMIAMEPPNSFDAEAIRNEKSKVLKALRIYTPEEAKTHGVRGAYAAGSLNGVDLPAYRDSKDVSPDSRTETYVALKLYADTWRWAGVPFYLRTGKALTARDTEIVITFQPVPFAQFRETEVNRRLPPNRLVIQVQPDEGLSMEISIKSPGLSVDTTPVSLDFRYADKFDIGKTTGYESLLYDLFIGDQTLFQRADGIEAGWAAVQPFLDIWSKDPSTPEAYSPGSMGPTCADELIERDGRKWHELGVILHRDSQNGK, from the coding sequence ATGCACGCTGCCCCTACCCCGCCGGTCACCCTTGTCATCTTCGGCGCCACGGGCGACCTGACGCGCCGCCTCCTGGTGCCGGCGATCATCAACCTGACGCGCCAGGGCCTCGTTGGTGAGGACCTCAGCATTCTCGGCATCGGCATCGAAGCGGGCGACGACGAATTCCTGCGCGGGCGGCTCGATGCCTTCCTCAATCGTCTGAACGGCGACGAGCAGACGGTCAAGGACCAAGCCTGGGAGAGCCTGCGCCGGCGCATTTCCTATATGTCGGGCGATTTTACCAAGGATGACATCTTTGTCGAAATCGGCAAGCGGCTGGGGCCGAACGCCAATGCCGCCTTCTATCTCGCGGTGCCGCCATCCTTCTTCGGCACCATCGTCGAGAAGCTTGCCGCCCATGGGCTCACCGATGAAAGCGAGGGCGTCTTCCGCCGCGTCGCGATCGAGAAGCCGTTCGGCACCGATCTCGCCTCTGCGCGGGCGCTCAATGCGCAAATCCTCACCCGGATCGGCGAAAGCCAAGTCTACCGGCTCGATCATTTCCTAGGCAAGGAGACGGTGCAGAACCTGATGACGGCGCGTTTCGCCAACATGATCATCGAGTCGCTGTGGAACAGCCGCTATATCGACCACGTGCAGATCACTGCCGCCGAGGTCGTTGATGTCGGCGGCCGCGGCAAATTCTACGATGCCACGGGGGCGCTGCGCGACATGGTGCCGAACCATCTCTTCCAGCTCTTGGCGATGATTGCCATGGAACCGCCGAACAGCTTCGATGCCGAAGCGATCCGCAACGAGAAGAGCAAGGTGCTGAAGGCACTGCGCATCTATACGCCCGAGGAGGCAAAGACGCATGGCGTGCGCGGCGCCTATGCGGCCGGCTCGTTGAACGGCGTCGATCTTCCCGCCTATCGCGACAGCAAGGATGTTTCGCCCGACAGCCGGACCGAGACCTATGTGGCGCTGAAGCTCTATGCCGATACCTGGCGCTGGGCCGGCGTGCCCTTCTATTTGAGAACCGGCAAGGCACTGACGGCACGCGACACCGAGATCGTCATCACCTTCCAGCCGGTGCCCTTCGCGCAGTTTCGCGAGACCGAGGTCAATCGCCGCCTGCCGCCGAACCGGCTGGTAATCCAGGTACAGCCGGACGAGGGTTTGAGCATGGAAATCTCAATCAAGTCGCCGGGGCTCTCGGTCGATACGACGCCCGTGTCCCTCGATTTCCGCTATGCCGACAAGTTCGATATCGGCAAGACGACCGGATACGAATCGCTGCTCTACGACCTCTTCATCGGCGACCAGACGCTGTTTCAGCGCGCCGACGGCATCGAGGCCGGCTGGGCGGCGGTGCAGCCCTTCCTTGACATCTGGAGCAAGGATCCGAGCACGCCCGAAGCTTACTCGCCAGGCAGCATGGGTCCCACCTGCGCCGACGAGCTCATCGAGCGCGACGGACGCAAATGGCACGAACTCGGGGTCATCCTGCACCGCGACAGCCAGAACGGCAAATAG
- a CDS encoding LysR substrate-binding domain-containing protein translates to MSSRLPPLNPLRAFEATARHGSVSAAGRELNVTHGAISHQIRTLEESLGVRLFERGGKWLKLTSQGALLMPVVSNAFSEIAAAKAAMTRPATGGTLRVTCVAAVLSLWLMPRLQEFTDQYPDIQLDLRASNDPKNLSSPNVDLCILYGGGNWPNYWSRLWSRMELFPVASPALMNRRPLRSLRDLRDHMLLHADRGNEWNTWLTAAGVAMPARQHMMSDARLSIEAAMYGHGIALGDNITTAHMIARGELVAPFDLTVPANDAVYVACRSEAQATPIVRVFIEWFYASLVRN, encoded by the coding sequence ATGTCCAGCCGTCTGCCACCCCTCAACCCGCTGCGTGCGTTTGAGGCAACTGCCCGCCATGGATCGGTTTCCGCCGCGGGACGCGAGTTGAATGTCACCCACGGCGCGATCAGCCATCAGATACGCACCTTGGAAGAATCGCTCGGCGTGCGCCTGTTTGAGCGCGGCGGCAAATGGTTGAAGCTGACCAGCCAGGGCGCGTTGCTGATGCCGGTCGTCTCCAACGCATTTTCGGAGATCGCAGCAGCGAAAGCCGCGATGACCCGGCCGGCGACTGGCGGCACGCTGCGGGTAACCTGTGTTGCGGCGGTGCTGTCGCTCTGGCTGATGCCACGGCTGCAGGAGTTCACCGATCAATACCCCGATATTCAACTCGACCTGCGCGCCTCGAATGACCCGAAAAATCTGAGTTCCCCGAATGTCGACCTGTGCATTCTCTACGGCGGCGGCAACTGGCCCAATTATTGGTCGCGCCTCTGGAGCCGGATGGAGCTCTTCCCCGTCGCCAGCCCGGCCCTCATGAACAGGCGGCCGTTGCGCTCCCTGCGCGATCTGCGCGACCACATGCTCCTGCATGCCGATCGCGGCAATGAGTGGAACACCTGGCTCACCGCAGCCGGCGTTGCGATGCCGGCGCGCCAGCACATGATGAGCGACGCGCGCCTGTCGATCGAGGCCGCCATGTACGGCCATGGCATTGCGCTCGGCGACAACATCACCACCGCGCACATGATTGCACGGGGCGAGCTGGTCGCGCCATTCGATCTTACGGTTCCGGCCAATGACGCGGTCTATGTGGCCTGCCGATCCGAGGCTCAAGCGACGCCAATCGTCCGCGTCTTCATCGAGTGGTTCTATGCTTCTCTCGTCCGAAACTGA
- the speB gene encoding agmatinase, with product MSWNETKLSELRTRYGDNHGGELHHPEFRKVAEKIFNKSGTRLAPYSGIPTFLSAPLMQVDNENPDFGDLQVAILGVPMDLGVTNRPGSRFGPRALRAIERIGPYNHVLGCAPVQELRVADIGDVAFQSRYRLELSHEDIEKRVAQIVAAGVLPLSVGGDHSITHPILRAVGKERPVGMIHIDAHCDTGGAYDLTKFHHGGPFRNAVLDGVLDPTRVIQIGIRGSAEYLWEFSYASGMTVIHAEEISAMGIPAIIEKAKAVIGDGPTYLSFDIDSLDPSFAPGTGTPEIGGFTTREALELIRGFKGVNLVGGDVVEVAPQYDATTNTAHAGAQMLFEILSLMAFSPAIRRTA from the coding sequence ATGTCCTGGAATGAAACCAAGCTTTCCGAACTCCGAACCAGATATGGCGACAACCACGGCGGTGAATTGCACCATCCGGAGTTCCGCAAGGTAGCGGAGAAGATTTTTAACAAGAGCGGCACCCGGCTCGCGCCCTATTCGGGAATCCCGACATTCCTCTCCGCCCCGCTGATGCAGGTCGACAACGAGAATCCGGATTTCGGTGATCTGCAGGTGGCGATCCTCGGCGTGCCCATGGATCTTGGCGTGACGAACCGCCCGGGCTCGCGCTTTGGACCGCGCGCGTTGCGCGCCATTGAGCGCATCGGTCCTTACAACCATGTGCTCGGCTGCGCGCCGGTTCAGGAACTGCGCGTGGCAGACATTGGCGACGTAGCGTTTCAGAGCCGCTACCGGCTGGAATTGTCACATGAGGATATCGAAAAACGCGTCGCGCAGATCGTTGCCGCAGGTGTGCTGCCGCTCTCGGTAGGCGGAGACCACTCGATCACCCATCCGATTCTGCGGGCCGTCGGCAAGGAGCGGCCGGTCGGCATGATCCATATCGACGCCCATTGCGACACCGGCGGTGCTTACGACCTGACCAAGTTCCACCACGGCGGACCGTTCCGCAACGCCGTGCTCGACGGCGTGCTCGACCCGACGCGCGTGATTCAGATCGGCATTCGCGGCTCGGCTGAATATCTCTGGGAGTTTTCTTACGCCTCGGGCATGACGGTGATCCATGCCGAGGAGATCTCGGCAATGGGCATCCCTGCAATCATCGAAAAGGCGAAGGCCGTCATCGGCGATGGACCGACCTATCTTTCCTTCGACATCGACAGCCTCGATCCTTCCTTCGCGCCGGGCACCGGCACGCCGGAGATTGGCGGCTTCACCACCCGCGAGGCGCTGGAGCTCATCCGCGGCTTCAAGGGCGTGAACCTGGTCGGCGGCGATGTCGTCGAGGTCGCGCCCCAGTATGACGCTACCACCAACACAGCCCATGCCGGCGCGCAGATGCTGTTCGAAATATTGAGCCTGATGGCGTTCAGCCCGGCAATCCGCCGTACCGCCTGA
- a CDS encoding extracellular solute-binding protein, with translation MTKLTMNRRTMLGVGIGAGVAMLAMPNVLRAQDKSLKVGVYGGYFKDSFDKNIFPEFTKATGIAVESVAEPTGEAWLVQMQQAAQAGQAPADVSMMSQVSMRKGQATELWAPLDLAKIKNSSSLLERFINKYPDGRVAGIGAVSWFITLVTNTDVYKEAPTSWTALWDPANADKLGLLALVSNSFLLDVTAKTYFGGAQALDTEESILKVFAKLAELKPNVRLWYRDEAQFEQALKSGEIPMGQYYHDVTGLAAADGQPVRSTFPKEGGIQDAGSWALSKASKKTEEAHIFIDYMCQPSIQAVLSRKVGTSPTVKRETTDLTEKEFAAVSSDIEPIIPHYDMYLSKADWLNEKWTEMIAS, from the coding sequence ATGACGAAATTGACAATGAACCGCCGCACCATGCTCGGCGTCGGAATAGGTGCTGGTGTAGCCATGTTGGCGATGCCCAATGTGCTGCGCGCCCAGGACAAGTCGCTGAAGGTCGGTGTTTATGGCGGCTACTTCAAGGACTCGTTTGACAAGAACATCTTCCCGGAGTTCACCAAGGCGACCGGCATCGCGGTCGAATCCGTCGCAGAGCCGACCGGCGAGGCCTGGCTGGTGCAGATGCAGCAGGCAGCCCAGGCAGGTCAGGCGCCGGCTGACGTTTCGATGATGTCGCAGGTGTCGATGCGCAAGGGCCAGGCCACAGAGCTCTGGGCTCCGCTCGATCTCGCCAAGATCAAGAATTCCAGCAGCCTGCTTGAGCGCTTCATCAACAAATATCCGGATGGCCGCGTCGCCGGCATCGGCGCGGTCTCATGGTTCATCACCCTGGTCACCAACACAGATGTCTACAAGGAAGCGCCGACCAGCTGGACAGCGCTGTGGGATCCTGCCAATGCCGACAAGCTCGGTCTGCTGGCGCTCGTGTCCAACTCCTTCCTGCTCGACGTGACGGCAAAGACCTATTTCGGCGGCGCCCAGGCCCTCGACACTGAGGAGAGCATCCTCAAGGTCTTCGCCAAGCTGGCCGAGCTGAAGCCGAATGTCCGACTGTGGTATCGCGACGAGGCGCAGTTCGAACAGGCGCTAAAGTCGGGTGAAATCCCAATGGGACAGTATTATCACGACGTGACCGGCCTCGCCGCCGCGGACGGCCAGCCCGTTCGCTCGACGTTCCCGAAGGAGGGCGGCATTCAGGACGCAGGTTCGTGGGCGCTGTCGAAGGCGTCGAAGAAGACGGAAGAGGCGCATATCTTCATCGACTATATGTGTCAGCCGTCCATCCAGGCCGTGCTGTCACGCAAGGTGGGCACGTCGCCAACGGTGAAGCGCGAAACGACCGATCTGACCGAGAAGGAATTTGCGGCGGTTTCCTCCGACATCGAACCGATCATCCCACACTACGACATGTACCTCTCCAAGGCCGACTGGCTGAACGAGAAGTGGACGGAAATGATCGCCAGCTGA
- a CDS encoding ABC transporter ATP-binding protein, whose product MSGLTLQNIVKDFSVIRAVDNVDLTVPHGAFVCLLGPSGCGKTTLLRMIAGLDLPTSGRITLNGKDITRTPTHQRELGMVFQSLALFPHLTVGENIAYPLRIRGRPKDEQAKRVEELLAMIYLPGYADRSVSKLSGGQRQRVAIARALAISPKLFLLDEPLSALDAKLREAMQVELRQLHQRLGITTIAVTHDQREAMTMADTVVVMNGGQIRQAASPTEIYRRPADSFVADFIGQTNLVEARREGGAVSILGQPVAALSLSAGIERATLSIRPEDVRLGPPEAGALTGEVTFVRDLGGVVETFVNVGGQQFIAVSTPRERPDVAVGQRVGIALTDKDCVVIEQ is encoded by the coding sequence ATGTCGGGACTCACGCTTCAGAATATCGTCAAGGACTTCAGCGTCATTCGCGCCGTCGACAATGTCGACCTGACGGTGCCGCACGGGGCATTCGTCTGTCTGCTCGGCCCCTCCGGCTGCGGCAAGACGACCTTGCTGCGCATGATCGCAGGTCTCGATCTGCCGACCTCGGGCCGCATCACGCTCAACGGCAAAGACATCACCAGGACGCCGACGCACCAGCGCGAGCTTGGCATGGTGTTCCAGTCGCTGGCGCTGTTCCCGCACCTGACGGTAGGCGAGAATATCGCCTATCCACTGCGCATTCGCGGCCGTCCGAAGGACGAGCAGGCGAAGCGCGTCGAAGAGCTGCTGGCGATGATTTATTTGCCGGGCTACGCTGACCGCTCCGTGTCGAAACTTTCCGGCGGCCAGAGGCAACGCGTCGCAATCGCAAGGGCACTGGCTATTTCGCCGAAACTGTTTCTGCTCGACGAGCCGCTGTCAGCGCTTGATGCCAAGCTGCGCGAAGCCATGCAGGTGGAGCTTCGCCAGCTTCATCAGCGGCTCGGCATCACCACGATCGCCGTCACGCACGACCAGCGCGAGGCGATGACCATGGCCGATACGGTCGTGGTCATGAACGGCGGTCAGATACGCCAGGCGGCGTCGCCGACGGAGATTTATCGCAGGCCGGCAGACAGCTTCGTCGCGGATTTCATTGGCCAGACAAATCTGGTCGAAGCCAGGCGAGAGGGCGGCGCAGTCAGCATATTGGGGCAGCCGGTCGCAGCCCTGTCGCTGTCGGCAGGTATCGAGCGCGCCACGCTTTCGATCCGGCCGGAAGACGTGCGCCTGGGGCCGCCCGAGGCCGGCGCATTGACGGGCGAGGTCACCTTCGTGCGCGATCTCGGCGGCGTCGTCGAAACTTTTGTCAATGTCGGCGGTCAGCAGTTCATTGCGGTCTCGACACCGCGCGAGCGCCCTGACGTGGCGGTGGGCCAGAGGGTGGGCATTGCGCTGACCGACAAGGATTGCGTGGTGATCGAGCAATGA
- a CDS encoding ABC transporter permease translates to MRREPPQTLGDYAPLAFPAIMLIVFFVVPFGTMISVSFFKRQQGGFYTPDFVFDNYIRFLSAFLGGVLSFSLLLAIAVAATCVVLALPFTYLLIRMKRSTQVAWLVALLSILSLSEVIIGFAWSTLFSRTAGITNLFVWLGLMQQAVALTPSIGAVVTGMVYQAFPYTVLVLYPALVRLDPTLSEAARTLGASPVKAFFTVVVPALRDTILATLIMVFIFALGSYLLPQLLGRPQHWTLSVHITDQAIYQSNMPFAAAMAVFLVLVTLALVALTLLVGRRGGATK, encoded by the coding sequence ATGAGACGCGAACCCCCGCAGACGCTCGGCGATTATGCCCCACTCGCATTCCCGGCAATCATGCTGATCGTCTTCTTCGTCGTGCCTTTCGGCACGATGATTTCCGTCAGCTTCTTCAAACGCCAGCAGGGCGGCTTCTACACGCCTGATTTCGTCTTCGACAATTATATCCGCTTCCTCTCAGCCTTCTTGGGGGGAGTGCTCAGCTTCTCGCTGCTCCTTGCGATTGCGGTGGCCGCGACCTGTGTCGTTCTGGCCCTGCCTTTCACATACCTGCTGATCCGCATGAAGCGGAGCACCCAGGTGGCCTGGCTGGTCGCACTCCTTTCGATCCTGTCCTTGTCTGAAGTAATCATCGGTTTCGCCTGGTCGACGCTGTTTTCGCGCACGGCCGGCATCACCAACTTGTTTGTATGGCTCGGCCTCATGCAGCAGGCAGTCGCCCTCACGCCGAGCATCGGAGCCGTCGTCACAGGCATGGTCTATCAGGCCTTCCCCTACACGGTCCTGGTGCTCTACCCCGCGCTGGTGCGGCTTGACCCGACGCTTTCAGAGGCCGCGCGAACGCTCGGCGCTTCGCCGGTCAAGGCCTTCTTCACCGTCGTCGTGCCAGCGCTGCGCGATACCATCCTCGCCACGCTGATCATGGTCTTCATCTTCGCTCTCGGGTCCTATCTGTTGCCGCAACTGCTCGGCCGCCCGCAACACTGGACACTTTCCGTGCACATTACCGATCAGGCGATCTATCAGTCGAACATGCCCTTCGCTGCTGCCATGGCGGTTTTCCTGGTGTTGGTCACACTGGCCCTTGTAGCGCTCACGCTGCTCGTTGGCCGCCGAGGAGGAGCGACTAAATGA
- a CDS encoding ABC transporter permease codes for MTILRNILFGVVGLFLALPLIIVAGVSVNAKQSLTFPPQGFSLGWYGQIFLDMEWRNALIASLVLALSSAALAVLIALPLAWFLWRRHAPWANIFQLLGVAPFTLPPVITALGLLTFWATTGFYGQPWTAVIGHAIFFVTLPLVTISLGFSAIDRSLVEAASTLGGDDRTVFRTVVLPLISPYIVSGYAFAFVLSLNEYIVAYMTVGFTLETLPIKIFNSLRYGYTPTMAAVTILFVATAAIAFSLVARFGDLPKLLGAMTSNEP; via the coding sequence ATGACCATTCTCCGCAACATTCTTTTCGGGGTCGTCGGACTGTTTCTCGCTTTGCCGCTGATCATTGTCGCCGGCGTTTCGGTCAATGCCAAGCAGAGCCTCACCTTCCCGCCGCAAGGCTTCTCGCTCGGCTGGTATGGCCAGATATTTCTCGATATGGAATGGCGCAACGCGCTGATCGCGTCGCTTGTGCTGGCGCTGTCGTCGGCGGCGCTTGCGGTGCTGATTGCCTTGCCGCTCGCCTGGTTCCTCTGGCGCCGCCACGCGCCCTGGGCCAATATTTTCCAGTTGCTTGGCGTGGCGCCCTTTACCTTGCCGCCGGTTATCACGGCGCTCGGCCTGCTGACTTTCTGGGCCACGACCGGATTTTACGGGCAACCCTGGACGGCGGTGATCGGCCACGCCATCTTTTTCGTCACGCTGCCGCTAGTGACCATTTCGCTCGGCTTTTCGGCGATCGACCGCTCGCTGGTAGAGGCCGCCTCGACCTTGGGAGGCGACGACCGTACTGTGTTCCGAACCGTCGTTCTGCCGCTAATTTCGCCGTACATCGTGTCGGGCTACGCTTTTGCCTTTGTGCTGTCGCTCAACGAATACATCGTTGCCTACATGACGGTCGGTTTCACGCTGGAAACGCTGCCGATCAAGATCTTCAATTCGCTGCGATACGGCTACACGCCGACTATGGCGGCGGTGACGATCCTGTTCGTGGCGACCGCAGCGATCGCCTTCAGCCTCGTCGCGCGCTTCGGCGACCTGCCGAAACTGCTTGGCGCGATGACGTCAAACGAACCCTGA
- a CDS encoding alpha-hydroxy acid oxidase, with amino-acid sequence MDLALERRFPCVADMEKAAQRRMPGGLGREASVRRNLAAMEEVVLMPGYLADADEPDIGASLFGHRFDAPFAIAPLGLAGLLWPGWELPLAQAARQHNLPYILSTFANTSLETIRPAGGDHTWFQFYPPNDPAMEEDMVDRAGRAGYDVLVVTVDIPAPTRRERNIRNGLSIPPVHDLSTIMQVAMRPSWAMGILQNGAPDFANLSPYYPKGSSLAAAAEFVGRVMTGHVTRERFKKIRDAWPGKILVKGVLRADEAEEYMSLGGDGLILSNHGGRQLDAAPSAAEVIGEIRARLGPKALLLADGGVRSGLDIARMLALGADFVLIGRPFLFASAAIGRRGGDHLMNVLKAELRATMAQLGCKALEDLPACHWRPKAGRAKAELDLGWRIA; translated from the coding sequence ATGGACCTAGCGCTAGAACGACGGTTTCCCTGCGTCGCCGACATGGAAAAAGCCGCGCAAAGACGCATGCCCGGCGGACTCGGGCGCGAAGCTTCCGTTCGGCGCAATCTGGCGGCCATGGAAGAGGTGGTGCTTATGCCGGGCTACCTGGCCGACGCTGACGAGCCCGATATCGGCGCAAGCCTGTTCGGTCATCGTTTCGACGCGCCATTTGCCATCGCGCCGCTTGGGCTGGCCGGCCTTCTGTGGCCCGGGTGGGAGCTACCGCTGGCACAGGCTGCCAGGCAGCACAACCTTCCCTATATCCTCAGCACTTTCGCCAACACCTCGCTTGAGACGATCCGCCCTGCAGGCGGTGATCACACTTGGTTCCAGTTCTATCCACCCAATGATCCCGCCATGGAAGAGGACATGGTGGATCGGGCGGGCAGAGCGGGCTACGACGTTCTCGTCGTGACTGTCGACATTCCAGCACCCACGCGGCGCGAGCGCAACATCCGCAATGGTTTGAGCATCCCGCCGGTCCACGACCTTTCGACGATCATGCAGGTGGCGATGCGTCCGTCATGGGCGATGGGCATTCTGCAAAACGGCGCTCCCGACTTCGCCAATCTCTCGCCCTACTACCCGAAGGGCTCGAGCCTTGCCGCAGCGGCCGAATTTGTCGGCAGGGTGATGACGGGTCACGTCACGCGCGAGCGCTTCAAGAAAATCCGAGACGCATGGCCAGGCAAGATCCTGGTCAAGGGTGTGCTTCGCGCCGACGAAGCGGAGGAATATATGTCCTTGGGCGGCGATGGTCTGATCCTCTCCAATCATGGGGGACGCCAACTCGACGCCGCGCCGTCGGCGGCGGAGGTCATCGGTGAAATCCGCGCACGACTTGGCCCCAAGGCCTTGCTTCTCGCAGACGGAGGCGTGCGCTCCGGCCTTGATATCGCCCGGATGCTGGCGCTCGGCGCCGATTTTGTCCTGATCGGCCGGCCATTCCTGTTTGCTTCCGCCGCCATCGGGCGTCGCGGCGGCGATCATTTGATGAATGTCCTGAAAGCCGAACTGAGGGCAACGATGGCGCAGCTGGGCTGCAAGGCATTGGAGGACTTGCCAGCGTGTCACTGGCGGCCAAAAGCAGGGCGGGCGAAAGCGGAACTTGATCTCGGATGGAGAATTGCGTGA
- a CDS encoding Ldh family oxidoreductase, translating into MTEAVTMSVEALQNRVVAIFERAGLNEVQAAALAHVIVAGERDACKSHGIYRIEGALCTVKAGKVMPDAAPVVAPDDGSAIVRVDAGGGFASAAFELGVPALAERAKRLGIAAMVINDCSHFSALWPEVEALTAHGLAALVMCPSYATVAPSGGSKPLLGTNPLAFGWPRKDQPPYVFDFATSVAARGEIELHRRAGKQLPEGWAIDAAGNPTTDPAAALEGAMMPFGGHKGSAIATMIELLAGIMIGDLTSPEVLDYLGTTTLAPFHGELIIAMSPEAFARGRPGDPFARAEALFETIVGQGARLPSQRRFAARVKSEAEGISLTAAEIAQLDALLAGGLAAVK; encoded by the coding sequence GTGACTGAAGCCGTTACCATGAGCGTCGAAGCCCTGCAAAATCGAGTCGTTGCCATCTTCGAACGCGCAGGATTGAACGAGGTGCAGGCGGCGGCTTTGGCGCATGTCATCGTGGCCGGAGAACGCGATGCCTGCAAGTCGCACGGAATATACCGCATCGAGGGTGCGCTGTGCACGGTAAAGGCCGGCAAGGTGATGCCTGATGCCGCTCCCGTCGTTGCACCGGATGACGGCAGCGCAATCGTCAGGGTCGATGCGGGGGGCGGTTTCGCCAGCGCGGCGTTTGAACTCGGCGTACCCGCCCTGGCGGAACGCGCCAAGCGGCTTGGCATCGCCGCGATGGTCATCAACGATTGCTCGCACTTCTCGGCCCTGTGGCCCGAGGTCGAGGCACTGACCGCGCACGGCCTGGCGGCATTGGTGATGTGTCCGAGCTATGCGACGGTTGCCCCATCCGGAGGCAGCAAGCCTCTGCTCGGCACCAATCCACTTGCCTTTGGCTGGCCTCGCAAAGACCAGCCGCCCTACGTGTTCGATTTTGCCACGTCGGTGGCGGCGCGCGGTGAGATCGAACTGCACCGGCGCGCCGGCAAGCAACTGCCGGAGGGTTGGGCGATCGACGCTGCCGGCAATCCGACCACTGACCCGGCGGCCGCGCTCGAAGGCGCAATGATGCCTTTTGGCGGCCATAAGGGGTCCGCCATCGCCACCATGATAGAGCTGCTCGCCGGCATCATGATCGGCGATCTCACCAGTCCCGAGGTCTTAGACTACCTCGGCACGACGACCTTGGCGCCGTTCCATGGCGAACTGATCATTGCGATGTCACCCGAAGCGTTCGCCAGGGGCCGCCCCGGCGATCCGTTCGCGCGCGCCGAAGCGCTCTTTGAAACGATCGTCGGGCAAGGCGCACGGCTTCCATCGCAGCGCCGCTTCGCCGCGCGCGTCAAATCGGAAGCCGAAGGGATCAGCCTGACCGCAGCGGAGATTGCCCAACTGGATGCGCTGTTGGCTGGCGGACTGGCCGCCGTCAAATAA